The following are from one region of the Abiotrophia defectiva ATCC 49176 genome:
- the pyrH gene encoding UMP kinase, with the protein MVEPKYKRVVLKLSGEAMAGQSGFGIDPATIKEMVKEIKEVHALGVEIAIIVGGGNIWRGITGAEMGMERAQADYMGMLATVMNSLALQDVLENNGVPTRVQTSIDMRQIAEPFIRRRAIRHLEKGRVVIFAAGTGNPYFSTDTLAALRAAEVNADVILMAKNNVDGVYDADPRQDANATKFDNLSHLDVIAKGLKVMDSTASSLSMDNDIPLVVFNLNEPGNIRRVVLGESIGTVVGGK; encoded by the coding sequence ATGGTAGAACCGAAATACAAACGTGTCGTCTTGAAATTAAGCGGCGAAGCCATGGCTGGACAATCTGGCTTTGGTATTGATCCAGCAACCATCAAAGAAATGGTCAAGGAAATTAAAGAAGTTCACGCCCTAGGCGTAGAAATCGCTATTATTGTCGGTGGTGGCAATATTTGGCGAGGGATTACAGGGGCTGAGATGGGCATGGAACGGGCGCAAGCTGACTACATGGGCATGTTAGCGACTGTTATGAACTCCTTAGCCCTACAAGATGTTCTGGAGAACAATGGCGTGCCAACTCGGGTTCAAACCTCAATCGATATGCGCCAAATTGCGGAACCATTTATCCGTCGTCGTGCTATCCGCCACTTAGAAAAGGGCCGCGTGGTTATCTTTGCAGCAGGTACCGGGAACCCTTACTTCTCAACTGATACTCTAGCCGCTTTGCGCGCTGCGGAAGTGAACGCAGACGTTATCTTGATGGCTAAGAACAATGTGGATGGTGTCTACGATGCTGATCCACGCCAGGATGCCAATGCAACTAAGTTCGACAACTTGTCCCACTTAGATGTTATTGCTAAGGGTCTAAAGGTTATGGACTCTACCGCTAGCTCGCTCAGCATGGATAACGATATTCCATTGGTTGTCTTCAACTTGAATGAACCTGGTAACATTCGTCGGGTAGTTTTGGGTGAATCCATCGGGACGGTCGTTGGCGGCAAATAA
- the tsf gene encoding translation elongation factor Ts: MANITAKLVKELRDMTGVGMMDAKKALVEVEGDIDKAVDFLREKGLAKAAKKADRIAAEGVTATYVDGNTAALIELNSETDFVAKNDKFQALVATVVKAIAEAKPATMEEALAVKVGDKTIEELILEGTTVIGEKLSLRRFEVLSKADGDAFGEYLHMGGRIGVLTVIEGSDDSVAAKDVAMHVAAINPRYVSREDVSEEDYKHEEKIQTEIALNEGKPANIVEKMIKGRMNKYLAEISLTEQAFVKNPDQTVAEFVASKGGKVKTFVRYEVGEGMEKRQDNFADEVAAQMGK, from the coding sequence ATGGCAAACATTACTGCAAAATTAGTAAAAGAATTACGCGACATGACTGGCGTCGGTATGATGGACGCTAAAAAAGCTTTAGTTGAAGTTGAAGGCGACATCGACAAAGCGGTAGACTTTTTGCGTGAAAAAGGTTTAGCTAAAGCTGCTAAAAAAGCTGACCGTATCGCAGCTGAAGGGGTTACTGCTACTTATGTAGACGGCAACACTGCTGCCTTAATCGAATTGAACTCTGAAACTGACTTCGTTGCTAAGAACGACAAGTTCCAAGCTTTAGTAGCAACTGTTGTTAAAGCTATTGCTGAAGCAAAACCAGCTACTATGGAAGAAGCTTTAGCTGTTAAAGTTGGCGACAAGACAATCGAAGAATTAATCTTAGAGGGTACAACCGTTATCGGTGAAAAGCTTTCTCTTCGTCGTTTCGAAGTATTGTCTAAAGCTGATGGCGATGCTTTCGGTGAATACCTCCACATGGGTGGCCGTATTGGTGTCTTAACTGTTATCGAAGGTTCTGACGATTCTGTGGCTGCTAAAGACGTTGCCATGCACGTTGCAGCGATCAACCCACGTTACGTAAGCCGTGAAGATGTATCTGAAGAAGACTACAAACACGAAGAAAAGATCCAAACCGAAATCGCCCTCAACGAAGGCAAACCAGCTAACATCGTTGAGAAAATGATTAAAGGTCGTATGAACAAATACTTAGCTGAAATCAGCTTAACTGAACAAGCATTCGTTAAGAATCCTGACCAAACAGTAGCTGAATTCGTAGCTTCTAAGGGCGGCAAAGTGAAAACTTTTGTCCGTTATGAAGTCGGCGAAGGTATGGAAAAACGTCAAGATAACTTTGCAGACGAAGTGGCTGCCCAAATGGGTAAATAA
- a CDS encoding 2-dehydropantoate 2-reductase — protein MLTYIVGAGAMGCRFGYQMAEAGQKVVLFDGWQDHIQAIKEKGLIITGDQDKTVALDIRPFGQDAPVCDLMILFVKAHQLETTLKETAHLRDQHTKVFCLLNGLGHEEVIKRYVDPHNIMMGVTVWTAVLLGPGQVRLKDSGTINFCALDPSGKEVGLEVEALLNQAGLNATYDQEVFKAIWTKACVNGTMNSTCALTDCTIAEFFSSEEGRLIVRQLMHEFITVAKAKGIVLDEEKIYQYLMDLSVKLAGHYPSMHQDLVQQKRLTEIDYINGAVARMGADLGIDTPYCKMVTEFIHVKERQIGVRA, from the coding sequence ATGTTAACCTATATTGTAGGTGCCGGCGCAATGGGGTGCCGTTTCGGCTACCAAATGGCTGAAGCTGGCCAAAAAGTCGTCTTGTTTGATGGATGGCAAGACCACATTCAAGCAATCAAAGAAAAAGGCTTAATTATTACTGGCGACCAAGACAAGACAGTAGCCTTGGATATTCGGCCTTTTGGGCAAGATGCGCCAGTCTGTGACCTCATGATTCTCTTCGTCAAAGCCCACCAATTGGAGACAACTTTGAAGGAAACGGCTCACTTACGTGATCAGCACACCAAGGTTTTCTGCCTGCTCAATGGTTTAGGGCATGAAGAAGTCATTAAACGATACGTGGATCCACACAATATTATGATGGGGGTAACCGTTTGGACTGCTGTCCTTCTTGGTCCGGGGCAAGTACGTCTCAAAGATTCCGGGACCATTAATTTCTGTGCGCTTGACCCAAGCGGTAAAGAAGTTGGCCTAGAGGTAGAAGCTTTACTTAACCAAGCTGGGCTTAATGCGACATATGACCAAGAAGTCTTTAAGGCTATTTGGACTAAGGCCTGTGTCAATGGGACCATGAACTCTACTTGTGCCTTAACAGATTGTACCATTGCAGAATTCTTCTCTTCAGAAGAGGGGCGCTTAATCGTTCGTCAACTCATGCACGAGTTCATCACCGTCGCCAAAGCCAAAGGTATTGTCCTAGATGAAGAGAAAATTTACCAGTACCTTATGGACTTATCCGTTAAGTTAGCAGGTCACTATCCATCAATGCACCAAGATCTGGTTCAACAAAAACGCCTAACTGAAATTGACTACATCAATGGGGCTGTTGCACGTATGGGGGCCGATTTAGGCATTGATACACCTTACTGCAAGATGGTGACCGAGTTCATCCATGTTAAGGAGCGTCAAATTGGGGTGCGCGCCTAG
- the frr gene encoding ribosome recycling factor, giving the protein MQKTVDAYQRELGSIRAGRANASILDRISVEYYGVPTPLNQLASITIPEARMLLITPYDKGTLGDIEKAILMSDVGITPSNDGSVVRLVIPALTQERRQELAKTVGKEQEGAKVRVRNIRRDAIDHAKKAEKNKEITEDDLKGLEKDIQKLTDDFVKEIEKLTAEKEKEILEK; this is encoded by the coding sequence ATGCAAAAGACCGTTGACGCCTACCAACGCGAGTTAGGTTCTATTCGGGCTGGGCGTGCTAATGCCAGCATTTTAGACCGTATTAGTGTTGAATACTATGGCGTACCAACTCCACTTAACCAATTAGCATCCATCACCATTCCAGAGGCGCGTATGCTCTTGATTACCCCTTATGACAAAGGAACCCTAGGGGATATCGAGAAAGCGATCTTAATGAGTGATGTGGGCATTACGCCATCTAACGATGGGTCTGTGGTGCGTTTGGTCATTCCGGCCTTGACTCAAGAGCGTCGTCAAGAATTGGCTAAAACCGTTGGTAAGGAACAAGAAGGGGCTAAGGTCCGTGTTCGTAACATCCGTCGTGATGCCATTGACCATGCTAAGAAGGCAGAGAAGAACAAGGAAATCACCGAAGATGATTTGAAAGGTCTTGAAAAAGACATTCAAAAGTTAACAGACGACTTCGTCAAAGAAATCGAAAAATTAACGGCTGAAAAAGAAAAAGAAATCTTAGAAAAATAA
- a CDS encoding AMP-binding protein, with the protein MARFDYEPLNLYDNFATASRKWPRVPIYFDQTLAAFPELGLETSYQDALKSIDRRAKQLARLGIKAGTMVMVYKAPAFDTYLLALALTKLGAVPVMVSYHLGAEVIKVFGQRLGQGHALIYDQKTAKNVSQLATPNGSSYLSLDSILDAKEVNELESTKFDLDAIAYMTHTSGTTGIPKLICHSCSSMGWRTLWQKRVLDLMQERKLCSFLVSPVHSRFNIGVSSLMSLGFPMMPLSNPDLSSVEAAFRAHPPYAVETHPNHFVQWRGLAQGHPDLFKETKYFHSTFDAINGDTMASFLKAAKANHPVFLQVYGQSECGPMILRAHRLRSLANLEARDMGLGLGDLTEARICDAEGNPVKQGQPGHIQLYSKGRALTYYQEEERFAENVYGDWWDSSDYGYIDQRGHLYLQDRQVDLVEDLPSTLALEDVLLDKLDFLAEVVIIRDPKGYAQPVIAVNGGMTMDWQAWWEVTADMPHLNQAIILEWGEIPRTATMKVQRLALSQQIFS; encoded by the coding sequence ATGGCGCGATTTGATTATGAGCCTCTCAATCTCTATGATAACTTTGCGACTGCTAGTCGCAAATGGCCTCGTGTTCCCATTTATTTTGATCAGACTTTAGCTGCTTTCCCGGAATTAGGTCTTGAAACTAGCTATCAGGATGCTTTAAAATCCATTGATCGACGTGCTAAGCAGTTAGCCAGATTAGGTATTAAGGCTGGGACTATGGTCATGGTCTATAAGGCGCCTGCTTTTGACACCTATCTTTTAGCGCTTGCCTTGACTAAACTTGGTGCGGTACCAGTTATGGTGTCCTATCACTTAGGAGCTGAGGTTATTAAGGTCTTCGGCCAAAGACTGGGGCAAGGACATGCCTTAATTTACGACCAGAAAACGGCTAAAAATGTGTCACAACTTGCCACTCCAAATGGCTCAAGTTACTTAAGTCTTGACTCTATACTAGATGCGAAAGAAGTAAATGAGCTTGAGTCAACTAAGTTCGATTTAGATGCTATTGCCTATATGACCCATACATCGGGCACAACTGGAATTCCAAAGCTTATCTGTCACTCTTGCTCTAGCATGGGCTGGCGGACCCTCTGGCAGAAGCGGGTCTTAGACCTGATGCAAGAGAGAAAACTCTGTAGTTTTTTGGTTAGTCCTGTGCATTCACGTTTCAATATTGGGGTTTCTAGCCTTATGTCCTTGGGCTTTCCCATGATGCCGCTATCGAATCCTGACCTATCTTCAGTGGAGGCTGCTTTCAGAGCACACCCACCTTATGCAGTGGAAACTCATCCTAATCATTTTGTTCAGTGGCGTGGTCTAGCACAGGGCCATCCGGACCTCTTTAAGGAAACTAAGTACTTCCATTCGACTTTTGATGCCATTAATGGCGATACCATGGCTTCATTCTTGAAGGCAGCTAAGGCTAACCATCCTGTCTTCCTACAGGTCTACGGACAAAGTGAATGTGGGCCTATGATTTTAAGAGCCCATCGCTTAAGAAGCTTAGCTAATCTCGAAGCCAGAGACATGGGACTAGGCCTAGGCGACTTAACCGAGGCCAGAATATGTGATGCTGAGGGTAATCCTGTCAAGCAAGGCCAACCAGGACATATCCAACTCTATTCCAAGGGCAGGGCGCTAACTTACTATCAAGAAGAAGAGCGATTTGCTGAAAATGTCTATGGTGACTGGTGGGATAGCAGCGACTACGGTTATATAGATCAGCGGGGCCATCTCTATCTCCAAGATCGCCAAGTCGATCTAGTTGAGGATCTACCAAGTACACTTGCATTAGAGGATGTTCTTTTGGATAAACTGGATTTTTTGGCTGAAGTGGTCATTATTAGAGACCCAAAGGGCTATGCACAGCCGGTTATTGCAGTCAACGGTGGCATGACCATGGATTGGCAAGCATGGTGGGAAGTGACCGCGGATATGCCTCACCTCAACCAAGCAATTATCTTGGAGTGGGGAGAGATTCCACGAACCGCAACCATGAAGGTCCAACGGCTAGCGCTTAGCCAACAGATATTTAGTTGA
- the rpsB gene encoding 30S ribosomal protein S2, protein MSVISMKQLLEAGVHFGHQTRRWNPKMKRYIFTERNGIYIIDLQKTVKLVDEAYNYMREAAADGGVVLFVGTKKQAQKAVEEHAVRSGQYYINHRWLGGLLTNWDTIQGRIRRLKAIEKMAEDGTFEVLPKKEVIEIRKEQERLEKFLGGIKDMPRIPDVIFIVDPRKERIAVQEAQKLNIPIVAMVDTNCDPDEIDVVIPSNDDAIRAISLIAGAMADAVIESNQGVVEAVAEESTDKAFFDNLFESNEGQEA, encoded by the coding sequence ATGTCAGTAATTTCTATGAAGCAATTATTAGAAGCTGGTGTACACTTCGGTCACCAGACTCGTCGTTGGAACCCTAAGATGAAGCGTTACATCTTTACAGAACGTAACGGTATCTACATCATCGACTTACAAAAAACCGTTAAATTAGTTGACGAAGCATACAACTACATGCGTGAAGCAGCAGCTGACGGCGGTGTAGTACTCTTCGTTGGTACTAAGAAACAAGCTCAAAAAGCTGTTGAAGAACACGCAGTACGTTCAGGTCAATACTACATCAACCACCGTTGGCTGGGTGGTCTCTTGACTAACTGGGACACTATCCAAGGCCGTATCCGTCGCTTGAAAGCTATCGAAAAAATGGCTGAAGACGGGACCTTCGAAGTACTTCCTAAGAAAGAAGTTATCGAAATCCGTAAGGAACAAGAGCGTTTAGAGAAATTCTTAGGCGGGATCAAAGACATGCCAAGAATTCCAGATGTTATCTTCATCGTGGACCCACGTAAAGAGCGCATCGCGGTTCAAGAAGCTCAAAAATTAAACATCCCAATCGTTGCTATGGTCGACACTAACTGTGACCCAGATGAAATCGACGTAGTAATCCCATCTAACGATGACGCTATCCGCGCTATCAGCTTAATCGCTGGTGCTATGGCTGACGCTGTTATCGAAAGCAACCAAGGGGTTGTAGAAGCTGTCGCTGAAGAATCAACTGACAAAGCCTTCTTCGACAACTTGTTTGAATCAAACGAAGGCCAAGAAGCCTAA
- a CDS encoding Mbeg1-like protein, which yields MSDFKQYIKNIGHVDFELQPLNEVDIAVMVEMVYLKLDDYVSHVISESKAISVMDFYQQFAQDKKEIQEENPFLISKGRLEVAKAAAQASRYRNIQIFGFQSDLDLKLEKQFAAATFYIPEVNTYLVVFRGTDETIVGWKEDFNMSHQTQVPAQDAAREYLTKVMTEFDGQYIIAGHSKGANLAIYAASQLDKKLQNQVSAIYAYDGPGYQRDFLETEGYLAIESKIHAFQPEDAVVSQILFHTVQAKVVACKGISMMQHLLENWQIDKISFKEVESVTPGSQRLQATLGQWVDQHSAQELEEFFGAIFGIIEATGIETLNEIGDNFLMFLISLQREIRDTEDSDLLKEGFAQLQAIYKEQGDETNANFLEVVQGKIDSATSFIKDLVPDALLPGKSENKQVEEEGDPQAKSEETEHGAI from the coding sequence ATGTCAGATTTTAAACAGTATATTAAGAATATCGGCCATGTTGATTTTGAGCTCCAACCTCTCAATGAGGTAGATATTGCAGTTATGGTCGAAATGGTCTATCTCAAGTTAGATGATTATGTCAGTCATGTTATATCCGAATCAAAAGCCATTTCTGTGATGGATTTTTACCAGCAATTTGCGCAAGACAAAAAAGAAATTCAAGAGGAAAATCCTTTCTTAATTTCCAAGGGGCGTCTTGAGGTAGCCAAGGCCGCAGCCCAAGCATCACGCTATCGTAATATTCAGATTTTCGGCTTTCAATCCGACTTAGACCTCAAGTTAGAGAAGCAGTTTGCGGCGGCAACCTTCTATATTCCGGAAGTTAATACCTATTTGGTAGTCTTCCGTGGGACAGATGAAACGATTGTGGGTTGGAAGGAAGACTTCAATATGAGCCACCAAACCCAGGTGCCGGCTCAGGATGCTGCTAGAGAATACCTGACCAAAGTCATGACTGAATTTGATGGGCAATATATTATAGCCGGTCACTCCAAAGGAGCCAACTTAGCAATTTATGCCGCTAGTCAACTTGATAAAAAGCTACAGAATCAAGTGTCGGCCATTTATGCTTATGACGGGCCGGGTTACCAAAGGGATTTTCTAGAGACAGAGGGCTATTTGGCCATTGAGTCCAAGATTCATGCCTTCCAGCCAGAGGATGCGGTGGTCAGTCAGATTCTCTTCCATACAGTTCAAGCCAAGGTGGTCGCCTGCAAAGGCATTAGCATGATGCAACACCTGCTAGAGAACTGGCAAATCGATAAGATAAGTTTCAAGGAAGTAGAGTCGGTAACCCCAGGGAGTCAGCGTCTTCAAGCTACCCTTGGTCAATGGGTTGACCAGCATTCTGCCCAAGAGTTAGAAGAATTCTTCGGTGCCATATTTGGCATTATTGAGGCTACAGGTATTGAAACCTTGAATGAGATAGGCGACAATTTCCTCATGTTTCTTATCTCGCTACAACGTGAAATCCGTGATACAGAGGATAGTGACTTGCTAAAAGAAGGATTCGCTCAGCTCCAAGCCATCTATAAGGAGCAGGGGGATGAAACAAATGCCAACTTCTTGGAAGTCGTTCAAGGCAAGATAGATAGTGCCACAAGCTTCATCAAGGACCTAGTTCCTGACGCCCTATTGCCAGGTAAATCTGAAAATAAGCAAGTAGAAGAAGAAGGGGACCCACAAGCCAAAAGTGAGGAAACAGAGCATGGCGCGATTTGA
- the floA gene encoding flotillin-like protein FloA (flotillin-like protein involved in membrane lipid rafts), protein MNGWIPLGLLIIVLLVLISLFFRFVPVGLWITAYFSGVKVGIGNLIGMRLRRVVPKMIINPMIKATKAGLVINTNELEAHYLAGGNVNMVIDALIAAQRANIDLEFEQAAAIDLAGRNVFEAVQVSVNPKVIETPIIAGVAMDGIEVKAKAKVTVRANIERLVGGAGEETIIARVGEGIVTTVGSAAKHSIVLENPDSISQTVLRKGLDSGTAFEILSIDIADVDVGRNIGAKLQADQAVADKKIAQAKAEERRAFAVAQEQEMLAEVQRMRAKVVEAESEVPLAIAEAFRKGNLGIHDYYQLQNIQADTAMRESIAKDEKPAGDTVISE, encoded by the coding sequence ATGAATGGATGGATTCCATTAGGTTTATTAATTATCGTCTTATTAGTACTGATTAGCCTCTTCTTCCGCTTTGTACCAGTAGGTTTATGGATTACCGCCTACTTCTCTGGTGTTAAAGTGGGGATTGGGAATTTAATCGGGATGCGTTTGCGGCGGGTTGTGCCAAAAATGATTATTAACCCAATGATTAAGGCAACCAAAGCAGGCTTAGTCATTAATACAAATGAACTTGAAGCCCACTATTTAGCAGGTGGGAATGTCAACATGGTCATTGATGCCTTAATTGCGGCTCAACGTGCCAATATTGACTTGGAATTCGAACAAGCAGCTGCTATTGATTTGGCAGGGCGTAACGTTTTTGAAGCCGTTCAAGTATCGGTTAACCCTAAGGTAATTGAAACCCCAATTATTGCGGGTGTCGCTATGGACGGGATTGAAGTTAAGGCCAAAGCTAAAGTGACCGTACGTGCCAATATCGAACGTTTAGTCGGGGGTGCTGGTGAAGAAACCATCATTGCCCGTGTTGGTGAAGGGATTGTTACGACCGTAGGTAGTGCCGCTAAGCACTCCATTGTCCTAGAGAACCCAGACTCTATTTCCCAAACTGTTTTACGTAAAGGTTTAGACTCAGGGACTGCCTTTGAGATTCTATCCATTGATATTGCGGACGTTGATGTGGGCCGTAACATCGGGGCTAAATTGCAAGCTGACCAAGCTGTAGCAGACAAGAAGATTGCTCAAGCTAAGGCTGAAGAACGTCGTGCCTTCGCGGTTGCCCAAGAACAAGAAATGTTGGCCGAAGTACAACGCATGCGTGCTAAAGTGGTTGAAGCAGAATCTGAAGTGCCATTAGCTATTGCCGAAGCTTTCCGTAAAGGCAACCTAGGCATTCATGATTACTATCAATTACAAAATATCCAAGCCGATACTGCCATGCGTGAATCCATTGCTAAGGATGAAAAACCAGCCGGCGACACAGTGATTTCTGAATAG